A single Endozoicomonas sp. NE40 DNA region contains:
- the dinB gene encoding DNA polymerase IV, whose product MSDQLSTSLPGENRKILHVDADAFYCSVEEREDISLKGKAFAVGGRPERRGVIATCSYAAREAGVRSAMASFQAIRLCPELKIIPPRFDIYKEASKKMHDIFQRYTSLIEPLSLDEAYLDVTGVELCKGSATLMAQDIMRAVREEVGITVSVGAAPNKFLAKIASDWNKPNGLFVIPPTDIENFVFELPVERIHGVGKVTAEKMHNKGIFTCGQLRQYSPLELCRWFGTFGERLWEMARGVDERPVETGRRRKSLSVEHTYDTDLLGEADIVAKVKPLLDDLAQRFSGINSEYAVQKRFVKVKFSDFSQTTLEEIPDRDDQDAEEHFKTLMIRAWERGNKPVRLLGLGVRLIDLRAPERFLQLELFKRKRPGL is encoded by the coding sequence ATGTCTGATCAGCTTTCTACTTCATTACCCGGAGAAAATCGTAAAATTCTGCACGTAGATGCAGATGCATTTTATTGCTCGGTGGAAGAGCGTGAAGATATTTCGTTAAAAGGAAAGGCTTTTGCCGTTGGAGGCAGGCCAGAACGACGTGGAGTGATCGCCACCTGCAGTTATGCGGCCAGAGAGGCGGGAGTCCGTTCTGCCATGGCGTCGTTTCAGGCCATCAGGTTATGTCCTGAATTAAAAATTATTCCTCCACGATTTGATATTTATAAAGAAGCCTCGAAGAAGATGCACGACATCTTTCAGCGTTATACCTCTCTTATCGAACCTCTGTCGCTTGATGAAGCATACCTTGATGTTACGGGCGTTGAGTTATGCAAAGGCAGTGCCACACTTATGGCACAGGACATTATGCGGGCGGTCAGGGAAGAGGTGGGTATAACCGTTTCAGTAGGCGCTGCACCCAATAAGTTTCTTGCCAAAATTGCCAGCGACTGGAATAAGCCAAATGGTTTATTTGTTATCCCGCCCACAGATATTGAGAACTTTGTTTTTGAGCTTCCGGTTGAACGGATACATGGCGTTGGTAAAGTAACCGCTGAAAAAATGCACAACAAAGGTATTTTTACCTGTGGTCAGTTACGACAGTATTCTCCCCTGGAACTGTGTCGCTGGTTTGGCACTTTTGGTGAGCGTCTCTGGGAAATGGCTCGCGGGGTGGATGAACGTCCGGTGGAAACCGGGCGGCGGCGTAAATCCCTTTCGGTTGAACATACCTACGACACTGATCTTCTCGGCGAGGCTGATATTGTCGCGAAGGTAAAGCCTCTGCTGGATGATCTGGCGCAACGGTTTTCCGGAATCAACTCTGAATACGCTGTGCAGAAGCGTTTTGTAAAAGTTAAATTTTCAGACTTCAGTCAGACGACACTGGAAGAGATTCCAGACCGGGATGACCAGGATGCTGAAGAGCATTTCAAAACCCTGATGATCAGGGCATGGGAACGGGGTAATAAGCCGGTCCGGTTGCTGGGTCTGGGGGTGCGGCTGATTGATCTGCGTGCGCCAGAGCGATTTTTGCAGCTGGAGCTCTTTAAGCGGAAGAGGCCAGGGCTTTGA
- a CDS encoding lysophospholipid acyltransferase family protein has translation MRFTIFNTPVIRPLFVLIARLGLFLSGWKVEGKKPKAPRFILVAAPHTSNWDFFYGIAIGLCTGVHCYWMGKSSLFWGPFGPIMRWLGGIAVDRTKPKSMVEQTVCAFKGNKQLRLVICPEGTRARGDRWRTGFYHVAKNANIPIVLGYLDFKRKVGGFGPIVKPTDNMEKDLCEIQAFYEGITGKFPERFSPVQSQSCCTQYADTPAKAVIAK, from the coding sequence ATGCGCTTTACGATTTTCAATACACCGGTTATTCGCCCGTTATTTGTCCTGATTGCCAGACTGGGACTGTTTTTGTCCGGCTGGAAAGTGGAAGGTAAAAAGCCCAAGGCGCCAAGGTTTATCCTTGTTGCTGCACCACATACCAGCAACTGGGATTTTTTCTATGGTATTGCCATTGGCCTGTGTACTGGCGTTCACTGTTACTGGATGGGCAAATCCAGCCTGTTCTGGGGACCTTTTGGACCCATCATGCGCTGGCTTGGCGGCATTGCCGTCGACCGCACAAAACCGAAAAGCATGGTAGAGCAGACGGTTTGTGCCTTCAAAGGCAACAAACAGCTCCGTCTGGTTATCTGCCCGGAAGGCACCCGTGCCAGAGGGGATCGCTGGCGCACCGGTTTTTATCATGTGGCTAAAAACGCTAATATTCCCATTGTTCTGGGATATCTGGACTTCAAGCGCAAAGTAGGTGGCTTTGGTCCAATAGTGAAACCGACCGACAACATGGAAAAAGACCTGTGTGAAATTCAGGCCTTCTATGAGGGAATTACCGGCAAGTTTCCGGAGCGCTTCAGCCCGGTACAATCCCAAAGCTGCTGCACCCAGTACGCAGACACACCAGCAAAAGCTGTGATCGCAAAATAA
- a CDS encoding response regulator transcription factor, with the protein MEHTIIIADDHPLFRAALQAALRQGLINPEIHEAGSIAALQSVLGQVPSPDLILLDLHMPGAHGLSGLIFLRGHYPEVPVAIVSASDDQQVIQRAMQHGAHGFIPKSSPLDTLKEAIGRILDGEVWLPGNMAGIATQQETPDIEQKLASLTPQQFRVLGMISEGLLNKQIAYDLEVSEATIKAHVTAIFKKLGVRNRTQAVIAMKELEIDQPGSNSPSESPGESPSNSPNEPDNNQAPDI; encoded by the coding sequence ATGGAACACACCATAATAATTGCTGACGACCACCCCCTCTTCCGGGCTGCACTGCAGGCAGCGTTACGGCAGGGGCTGATAAATCCCGAGATACACGAGGCGGGCTCGATAGCGGCGCTACAGTCAGTGCTGGGACAGGTTCCCAGCCCTGACCTGATCCTGCTTGATCTGCACATGCCCGGCGCTCATGGTTTGTCTGGCCTTATCTTTCTTCGGGGACACTACCCCGAGGTACCGGTTGCCATCGTTTCAGCCTCCGACGACCAGCAGGTCATCCAGCGCGCCATGCAGCACGGTGCTCACGGTTTCATTCCAAAATCCTCACCACTGGATACCCTGAAAGAAGCGATCGGCAGAATACTGGATGGCGAAGTCTGGCTACCCGGCAATATGGCAGGTATCGCCACGCAGCAGGAAACACCGGATATCGAACAAAAGCTTGCTTCCCTGACTCCGCAGCAGTTCCGGGTACTGGGCATGATCAGTGAAGGTCTGCTGAACAAGCAGATCGCCTACGATCTGGAAGTGTCAGAAGCCACGATCAAGGCTCACGTTACCGCTATTTTCAAAAAGCTGGGGGTTCGTAACCGCACCCAGGCGGTTATTGCCATGAAAGAGCTGGAAATTGATCAACCCGGTAGCAATTCACCCAGCGAGTCACCTGGCGAGTCACCCAGCAATTCACCCAACGAGCCAGATAACAATCAGGCTCCGGATATTTGA
- a CDS encoding PAS domain-containing hybrid sensor histidine kinase/response regulator, with protein MTGWLLALIAMLYVAGLFGVAWYGDRIDLRKKTQWRSYIYGLSLAVYCSSWSFFGTVGQASTEPWSFVPVFLGPMLMFTLFWKVLNKLILVSKKANITSIADFIASRHGKSRGLAALVTFILVLGSLPYIALQLKAIVMGFDLLSFRGEGGINFQDLVLVVTALLAVFVIIFGTRRIDTTEHQQGVMTAIAFESVLKLTAFLVVGGWVCWKVFGAGESSFQLPDTRDWMQPPGNWFDVLIFPTFIMMASVICLPREFHTIVVENSDIKDFHRSRWLFPLYLVLISVLILPLTYAGQQVLGNTVSADSYVILLPQALGSEVMSVLVYMGGVSAAISMVIVATLSLSTMVSNEILMPIILRSSRNDERNFYRFSGLLLNVRRTVIIALLLLTYMLYRLMESSTGIPGLAGLGQLSLGAAIQLLPAVLGGLYIRDSNHKAVYLGLLGGASVWLFTLVVPLFVQSGWLPVSIMQDGLFGLSALKPQSLFGFEATSRPFSGTLIAFVVNSLLYIAGCFCFRPSGVELRQAHQFMNVSEGDTESYRNARVTKEELQALLVRFVDAGKVEALMERQLNGVSGTALVDREVLLASERLLAGVMGATSAKVVMKASLAGGQMRLEDVEAIVDEASEVLQFNRELLQGAIENLEQGVSVVDKNLQLVAWNRRYVELFKYPESLITVGRPVEEIIFHNARRGLCGPGSAEEHVLKRVGFMQQGCAHKSERRHPDGKVIEIRGNPMPGGGFVMSFTDITEFRQVEQALKDVNESLEQRVQERTMELSELNRALEQARAQAEAANRSRSRFFAAVSHDLMQPMNAARLFAASLESSQLPDEAHALTAHLNSSLESAERLLKDILDMSRLEAGKLRASIREFCLSEVLGPLKSEFDLLAEQEGLDFRLVSTVAWVRSDPNLLRRLLQNFLTNAFRYSGSDGSSNGSPGRVMLVVRRTSSRQLRIEVRDNGPGIPEDKQELIFSEFERLRQDGKGLGLGLSIAKGIADVLGHQLRLRSLSGKGTVFSVCLDTVERRIVQQHRVMLPASSLSHLKVLCVDNEEDILVGMSSLLQRWGCTVECADGRDQAVRLIERQIPDVLLMDYQLEECCNGIELIRQLRELSEHDIPAVLITATTRQNLREQCLELGIRFLSKPVKPAALRALLTSVAQISGA; from the coding sequence ATGACGGGTTGGTTACTGGCACTGATTGCTATGTTGTATGTGGCAGGCTTGTTTGGAGTGGCCTGGTACGGGGATCGCATTGACCTCAGAAAAAAAACACAATGGCGATCTTATATTTATGGCTTGTCGCTGGCGGTTTATTGTTCTTCGTGGTCTTTTTTTGGCACAGTGGGGCAGGCCAGTACTGAACCATGGTCGTTTGTACCGGTCTTTCTGGGACCGATGCTGATGTTCACACTGTTCTGGAAAGTGCTGAACAAGCTTATTCTGGTCAGTAAAAAAGCCAATATTACCTCTATTGCTGATTTCATTGCTTCCCGCCACGGTAAGTCCCGGGGGCTTGCCGCACTGGTGACCTTTATTCTGGTGCTGGGGTCTCTGCCTTATATTGCCCTGCAACTGAAAGCCATTGTCATGGGGTTTGATCTGTTGTCTTTTCGGGGAGAGGGCGGTATTAACTTTCAGGATCTGGTGCTGGTGGTTACAGCACTGCTGGCAGTGTTTGTCATTATCTTTGGCACCCGGCGGATAGACACAACCGAGCATCAGCAGGGTGTTATGACGGCTATTGCTTTCGAGTCTGTTCTGAAGCTGACGGCGTTTCTGGTGGTGGGGGGCTGGGTTTGCTGGAAGGTATTTGGCGCGGGAGAATCGTCGTTTCAGCTACCGGATACCCGTGACTGGATGCAGCCGCCCGGCAACTGGTTTGATGTCCTGATTTTTCCCACTTTTATCATGATGGCTTCCGTAATCTGCCTACCCAGAGAGTTCCACACGATTGTTGTAGAGAATTCGGATATTAAAGATTTTCATCGTTCCCGCTGGTTGTTCCCCCTGTATCTGGTGCTGATCAGTGTCCTGATACTGCCACTGACTTATGCCGGTCAACAGGTACTTGGGAACACGGTATCGGCCGACAGCTACGTCATTCTTCTGCCTCAGGCTCTTGGTTCAGAAGTTATGTCGGTTCTGGTTTATATGGGAGGTGTGTCGGCAGCCATCAGCATGGTGATTGTCGCAACCCTTTCACTGTCCACCATGGTGTCCAATGAAATACTAATGCCAATTATTTTGCGCAGCTCCCGGAATGATGAGCGCAACTTTTATCGTTTCAGTGGTTTGCTGCTGAATGTTCGTCGCACAGTCATCATTGCACTTCTGCTGCTGACGTACATGCTCTACCGGCTTATGGAGAGCAGTACTGGCATACCGGGGCTGGCGGGGCTGGGGCAGCTGTCACTTGGGGCCGCTATTCAGTTGTTGCCTGCTGTTCTGGGTGGGTTGTATATCCGTGACAGTAACCACAAAGCGGTCTATCTGGGGTTGCTGGGAGGCGCTTCGGTATGGCTCTTTACGCTGGTTGTGCCATTGTTTGTTCAGAGTGGCTGGCTGCCTGTTTCAATCATGCAGGATGGCCTGTTCGGTTTGTCTGCGTTAAAGCCTCAGTCGCTGTTTGGTTTTGAAGCCACCTCCCGCCCTTTCAGTGGAACTCTGATCGCTTTTGTTGTTAACAGCCTGCTGTATATTGCCGGTTGTTTTTGTTTCCGGCCTTCCGGTGTGGAGCTGCGTCAGGCGCATCAGTTTATGAATGTGTCAGAGGGTGATACGGAATCTTATCGCAATGCCAGAGTCACGAAAGAGGAGTTACAGGCGTTGCTGGTACGTTTCGTGGATGCCGGTAAGGTTGAAGCGCTGATGGAAAGGCAGCTCAACGGCGTATCCGGAACCGCCCTGGTGGACAGGGAAGTGCTGCTGGCCTCTGAACGTCTGCTGGCAGGTGTTATGGGGGCAACTTCTGCCAAGGTGGTCATGAAAGCGTCACTGGCTGGTGGACAGATGCGCCTTGAGGATGTTGAGGCGATTGTTGATGAGGCATCAGAAGTGCTGCAGTTTAACCGTGAGCTGTTGCAGGGCGCTATTGAAAATCTGGAACAGGGGGTAAGCGTTGTCGATAAAAACCTGCAACTGGTGGCATGGAACCGTCGTTACGTCGAACTGTTTAAGTATCCGGAATCATTGATTACGGTGGGTCGTCCGGTTGAGGAGATTATTTTCCATAATGCCCGGCGAGGGCTGTGTGGCCCCGGTTCGGCAGAAGAGCATGTGCTGAAACGCGTAGGTTTTATGCAGCAAGGTTGTGCGCATAAGTCCGAACGCAGGCATCCTGATGGCAAGGTGATTGAGATTCGCGGCAACCCGATGCCGGGCGGTGGTTTTGTTATGAGTTTCACCGATATCACCGAATTCAGACAGGTTGAGCAAGCTCTTAAAGACGTGAATGAAAGTCTTGAACAGCGGGTTCAGGAACGTACGATGGAGCTGTCTGAGCTTAACCGGGCGCTGGAGCAGGCCAGGGCTCAGGCCGAAGCGGCTAACCGTTCCCGGTCGCGTTTTTTTGCGGCGGTCAGCCATGACCTGATGCAGCCAATGAATGCGGCGCGCCTGTTTGCGGCATCGCTGGAATCGTCTCAGCTGCCGGATGAAGCCCATGCCCTGACCGCTCATTTAAACAGTTCTCTGGAATCCGCCGAGCGGCTGTTGAAAGATATTCTGGATATGTCGAGGCTTGAGGCCGGGAAGTTACGGGCCAGTATTCGTGAGTTTTGTCTGTCAGAGGTTCTGGGGCCATTGAAGTCTGAATTTGATTTACTGGCTGAGCAGGAAGGGCTGGATTTCAGACTGGTGTCGACAGTCGCCTGGGTACGCAGCGATCCAAATCTTTTGCGCAGGCTGTTGCAGAACTTTCTCACCAATGCATTTCGTTACAGCGGCTCTGATGGTAGCTCTAATGGTAGCCCTGGCAGAGTCATGCTGGTCGTACGTCGTACCAGTAGCCGACAGTTGCGAATAGAGGTTCGGGATAATGGTCCTGGCATTCCGGAAGATAAACAGGAACTGATTTTCAGTGAGTTTGAACGACTGCGTCAGGATGGCAAAGGGCTGGGGTTGGGTCTTTCCATTGCTAAAGGCATTGCCGATGTACTGGGGCACCAACTGCGGTTACGTTCTTTGTCCGGGAAAGGAACGGTTTTTTCGGTTTGCCTGGATACGGTCGAGCGCAGGATTGTGCAACAGCATCGGGTCATGCTGCCAGCCAGCTCCCTGAGTCACCTGAAGGTTCTCTGTGTTGATAATGAAGAAGACATCCTTGTGGGAATGTCCAGTCTGTTACAGCGATGGGGCTGTACGGTTGAGTGTGCTGATGGGCGTGATCAGGCCGTTCGACTTATTGAACGACAGATTCCTGATGTGTTGCTGATGGATTATCAGTTGGAAGAGTGTTGCAACGGTATAGAACTGATCCGGCAGCTTCGGGAACTCAGCGAACATGATATTCCGGCGGTATTGATCACGGCGACTACCCGCCAGAATCTGCGTGAACAATGTCTGGAGCTGGGAATTCGTTTTCTCAGCAAACCGGTTAAACCGGCAGCTCTCAGGGCATTGTTGACATCTGTCGCTCAAATATCCGGAGCCTGA
- the acs gene encoding acetate--CoA ligase, whose protein sequence is MSTGTSHGTVYPVSPELKARSLVDNERYLAMYQQSIINPEGFWREHGQRIDWFNPFTKVKKVSFDDHFVDINWFYDGTTNASYNCLDRHLDTRGDQVAIIWEPDEEGEARKVTYKELHEQVCRFANALKSQGVRQGDVVAIYMPMIVEAIVAMQACSRIGAVHSVVFGGFSPEALAGRIIDSSAKVVITADEGVRGGKKVPLKENVDEALTHPGIKSIEKVIVYRHTQADIAWHEHRDVSWTDMTAIASPYCQPREMNAEDPLFILYTSGSTGKPKGVQHTTGGYLVYASMTHEYVFDYKPGEVFWCNADVGWVTGHSYVTYGPLLNGATIVMHEGLPNYPEVNRISKIVDKHNVNILYIAPTAIRALMAEGDKAVEGTSRQSLRLLGTVGEPINPEAWHWYYKTVGEERCAIVDTWWQTETGAAMLTPLPGATDLKPGSATRPFFGVQPALVDNAGLLIEGEGEGNLVILDSWPGQARTVFGDHDRFIQTYFTHFKGMYTTGDGARRDKDGYYWITGRVDDVLNVSGHRMGTAEIESAMVAHKSVAEAAVVGFPHNIKGEGIYVYVTLNSGTEYSDELKSDLRQWVRKEIGPIATPDIIQWAPGLPKTRSGKIMRRILRKIASGDYDNLGDTSTLADPTVVDHLIRDRALAS, encoded by the coding sequence ATGAGTACCGGTACCTCCCACGGCACTGTTTACCCTGTCTCTCCAGAACTCAAGGCTCGTTCACTGGTTGATAACGAGCGCTATCTGGCCATGTATCAGCAGTCGATTATTAACCCTGAAGGCTTCTGGCGTGAACATGGCCAGCGGATCGACTGGTTTAACCCATTTACAAAAGTAAAAAAAGTTTCATTTGACGATCACTTTGTTGATATCAACTGGTTTTACGACGGTACCACCAATGCTTCCTACAACTGTCTGGACCGTCATCTGGACACCAGAGGCGATCAGGTAGCCATTATCTGGGAGCCTGATGAAGAAGGCGAAGCACGCAAGGTTACCTACAAAGAACTGCACGAACAGGTTTGCCGCTTTGCTAACGCCCTGAAAAGTCAGGGTGTTCGTCAGGGTGATGTAGTCGCCATCTATATGCCAATGATTGTTGAGGCCATTGTAGCCATGCAGGCCTGCAGCCGCATAGGTGCTGTTCACTCTGTGGTATTTGGAGGTTTCTCACCGGAGGCTCTGGCTGGACGAATTATCGACTCCAGCGCCAAAGTGGTGATTACTGCCGATGAAGGCGTCCGTGGTGGCAAGAAAGTCCCACTCAAAGAAAACGTTGACGAAGCCCTGACCCACCCCGGTATCAAGTCCATCGAAAAAGTCATCGTTTATCGCCATACGCAAGCCGACATTGCCTGGCACGAACACCGGGACGTTTCCTGGACTGATATGACCGCCATTGCGTCTCCTTACTGTCAGCCCCGGGAAATGAATGCCGAAGACCCTCTGTTTATCCTTTATACCTCAGGCTCTACCGGCAAACCTAAAGGCGTTCAGCACACAACTGGTGGCTATCTCGTTTATGCTTCCATGACCCACGAATACGTCTTTGACTATAAACCGGGAGAAGTTTTCTGGTGCAACGCTGATGTCGGCTGGGTAACGGGTCATTCCTACGTCACTTACGGCCCGCTGCTTAATGGTGCCACCATCGTTATGCACGAAGGCTTACCCAACTACCCTGAAGTGAACCGGATCAGTAAAATCGTCGATAAGCACAACGTTAATATCCTCTATATTGCTCCAACGGCCATTCGGGCATTGATGGCGGAAGGCGACAAAGCGGTAGAAGGTACAAGCCGCCAGAGCCTGAGATTGCTGGGTACCGTGGGAGAGCCCATTAACCCTGAAGCCTGGCACTGGTATTACAAAACAGTGGGGGAAGAACGCTGCGCCATTGTTGATACCTGGTGGCAAACCGAAACCGGTGCTGCCATGCTGACACCCTTGCCTGGCGCAACAGACCTGAAGCCAGGTTCTGCGACCCGTCCTTTCTTCGGTGTACAACCCGCCCTGGTGGACAACGCAGGCCTGTTAATTGAGGGAGAAGGAGAAGGCAATCTGGTTATCCTCGACAGCTGGCCAGGCCAGGCAAGAACGGTATTTGGCGACCATGACCGCTTTATCCAGACCTACTTCACTCACTTTAAAGGCATGTATACCACGGGGGATGGTGCGCGCCGGGACAAAGATGGCTATTACTGGATCACAGGTCGTGTTGACGATGTACTGAACGTTTCAGGTCATCGCATGGGGACAGCAGAAATTGAGTCCGCCATGGTCGCCCATAAGAGTGTTGCTGAAGCGGCGGTGGTTGGCTTCCCTCACAACATCAAGGGCGAAGGTATCTATGTCTATGTTACTTTGAACTCCGGTACCGAATATTCAGACGAGCTGAAATCTGATTTACGACAGTGGGTTCGTAAAGAGATCGGCCCTATCGCCACACCCGATATTATCCAGTGGGCGCCAGGTCTGCCAAAAACCCGTTCAGGAAAGATCATGCGTCGGATTCTGCGCAAAATTGCCTCAGGCGATTACGACAACCTGGGGGACACTTCCACCCTGGCCGACCCGACTGTAGTCGATCATCTGATCCGCGACCGGGCTCTGGCCAGCTAA
- a CDS encoding patatin-like phospholipase family protein, producing MQSSDLSNQPKTALIVEGGGMRGVFAAGVLDAFADKRHKPFAGYYGVSAGALNLLSFLSGQRGRNLDIYTSTCLEPNFISLARHIRGGNLFDLDWFFERISKQFTIDSRRFYQTLESSHMTVVTTCTRTGYPVYHEITPDTDRDDLFNILKASSALPMIYRSPIHVDERTLMDGSLSDPLPVIKAIEDGFKDLVIIRTRESNYRKTTSSSNRLLAWQFRKQPALSSLIRQQYAIYNETLDQLDDFREKGISITEICPETPLNSTRSTRNRNRLVADYHRGYAIGYNLLGQDTPLTE from the coding sequence ATGCAATCCTCCGATCTCTCCAATCAGCCCAAAACCGCTCTCATTGTTGAAGGCGGTGGTATGCGAGGCGTATTTGCTGCCGGCGTGCTTGATGCTTTTGCCGACAAGAGACACAAGCCTTTTGCTGGCTACTACGGCGTTTCAGCTGGCGCTCTCAATCTGCTCTCATTCCTTTCCGGTCAGCGAGGACGAAACCTCGACATTTATACCAGTACCTGTCTGGAACCCAACTTCATCAGCCTTGCCCGTCATATTCGCGGTGGCAACCTGTTCGATCTGGACTGGTTTTTTGAAAGAATCAGCAAGCAGTTTACCATTGACAGCCGTCGCTTCTATCAGACTCTCGAAAGCAGTCACATGACTGTGGTGACAACCTGCACCCGCACCGGCTATCCGGTTTATCACGAAATAACACCGGATACTGACAGGGACGACCTGTTCAATATCCTGAAAGCGTCCAGTGCATTGCCTATGATTTATCGCTCTCCAATCCATGTTGACGAGCGAACATTGATGGATGGCAGCCTTTCCGACCCTTTGCCTGTCATCAAGGCCATTGAAGACGGCTTCAAAGACCTGGTCATTATTCGAACCAGAGAAAGCAACTATCGGAAAACGACATCGTCCAGCAATCGCCTTCTGGCCTGGCAGTTTCGCAAGCAGCCCGCGCTGTCCAGCCTGATTCGCCAGCAGTACGCTATCTATAACGAAACGCTCGACCAGCTTGATGATTTTCGGGAAAAAGGTATTTCTATCACCGAAATTTGCCCGGAGACGCCACTTAATTCGACCCGTAGTACACGCAACCGCAATCGACTGGTGGCTGACTATCATCGAGGTTATGCCATTGGGTATAACCTGCTGGGTCAGGACACCCCTTTAACGGAGTGA
- a CDS encoding DJ-1 family glyoxalase III encodes MSRPVLVPIAQGCEEIEAVTIIDTLRRAGAKVTVAACTSDDSLDIEASRGVKLTADTHINHCRDNTFHMIALPGGMPGAANLRDCEPLIQLLHEQQQASRWYTAICASPAVVLAHHSLLDNVSATCYPSFLDQLEGALPRPTDPVVIDQKNKVITAQGPGNAMSFSFALIDALYGKDTHRPVAKQMIADWAIH; translated from the coding sequence ATGTCCAGACCCGTTCTCGTCCCCATTGCACAAGGCTGCGAAGAAATTGAAGCAGTGACCATCATAGACACTCTGCGCCGGGCTGGAGCTAAGGTAACGGTTGCAGCCTGTACCAGCGATGACAGTCTGGATATCGAAGCTTCCAGAGGCGTAAAACTGACCGCTGACACGCATATCAACCATTGTCGCGACAATACTTTCCATATGATAGCGCTCCCCGGCGGCATGCCCGGCGCAGCGAACCTGAGAGACTGCGAACCTCTGATTCAGTTATTACATGAACAACAGCAGGCTTCCCGATGGTACACCGCTATTTGTGCTTCACCCGCCGTTGTACTGGCACACCATTCATTGCTGGATAATGTCAGTGCCACCTGCTACCCCAGCTTTCTTGACCAGCTTGAAGGCGCGCTTCCCCGACCAACCGATCCGGTTGTTATCGACCAGAAAAACAAAGTTATCACAGCCCAGGGACCAGGCAATGCCATGAGCTTCAGCTTTGCTCTCATTGACGCTCTGTATGGCAAAGACACCCACAGACCTGTCGCAAAACAGATGATCGCCGACTGGGCCATTCACTAA